The Camelina sativa cultivar DH55 chromosome 14, Cs, whole genome shotgun sequence genome includes a window with the following:
- the LOC104740570 gene encoding transcription factor MYB34-like — translation MGRTTWFDVDGMKRGEWTAEEDQKLVAYINEHGICDWRSLPIRAGLKRCGKSCRLRWLNYLRPGIRRGKFTPQEEEDIIKLHAAVGNRWAAIARQMKNRTDNDIKNHWNSCLKKRLSRKGIDPMTHEPIIKHLTVRTANEDSCSTSTTTSPSTESSPSSGSARLLNKLAAGISSRQHSLDRIKNILSNPIVRSSDQVNEKEEERESNMDQKIDGEEEDDIQIWDEQEVRRLMEIDVMDYEMTSYDSVMYESTHIL, via the exons ATGGGAAGGACGACATGGTTCGACGTCGACGGGATGAAGAGAGGAGAGTGGACGGCGGAGGAAGACCAGAAGCTCGTCGCTTACATCAACGAGCATGGCATCTGTGATTGGCGCTCTCTCCCCATAAGAGctg gTTTGAAGAGATGTGGAAAGAGCTGCAGATTAAGGTGGCTTAATTATCTAAGGCCTGGGATTAGAAGAGGCAAGTTTACTccgcaagaagaagaagatatcatcAAACTTCATGCCGCTGTCGGAAACAG GTGGGCAGCCATAGCGAGGCAGATGAAGAATCGAACAGATAATGATATAAAGAACCACTGGAACTCTTGTCTCAAGAAAAGACTTTCGAGAAAAGGAATCGACCCGATGACCCACGAGCCCATCATCAAACACCTCACCGTCAGAACCGCTAACGAAGACTCTTGTAGCACTTCCACGACAACGTCACCGTCGACGGAAAGCTCTCCTTCCTCAGGATCAGCTCGTCTCCTCAATAAGCTCGCCGCAGGTATCTCATCTAGACAACACAGTCTGGATAGGATCAAGAACATCTTGTCGAACCCAATAGTCAGAAGCAGTGATCAAGTAaacgagaaagaagaagaaagagagtcaAATATGGATCAGAAGATtgacggtgaagaagaagatgatattcAGATTTGGGACGAGCAGGAAGTTAGGCGTTTAATGGAGATTGATGTAATGGACTACGAGATGACGTCATATGACTCTGTCATGTACGAGAGTACTCACATACTTTGA